A genome region from Deltaproteobacteria bacterium includes the following:
- the mscL gene encoding large-conductance mechanosensitive channel protein MscL has translation MGFFSEFKEFAMRGNVVDMAVGVVIGTSFGKIVSSLVADVIMPPIGMLVGGMDFSSLKIDLAPPMEGMEAATINYGNFIQTLVDFTIIGFAIFLVIKGINTLKRRMEKPAAPAAPSAPPADVVLLAEIRDILKSGKK, from the coding sequence ATGGGCTTTTTTTCCGAGTTCAAGGAGTTTGCCATGCGGGGAAACGTGGTGGACATGGCCGTGGGCGTGGTCATCGGAACCTCGTTCGGCAAGATCGTTTCCTCGCTGGTGGCCGACGTCATCATGCCGCCTATTGGGATGTTGGTCGGGGGCATGGATTTTTCCAGCCTGAAGATCGATCTGGCCCCGCCCATGGAGGGCATGGAAGCGGCGACCATAAATTATGGAAATTTTATCCAGACCCTGGTCGATTTCACCATCATCGGCTTTGCCATTTTTTTGGTCATCAAGGGGATCAATACCCTGAAACGGCGCATGGAAAAGCCGGCCGCTCCGGCCGCGCCCTCAGCCCCACCGGCCGACGTGGTCCTGCTGGCCGAGATACGCGATATTTTGAAGAGCGGAAAGAAATGA